One region of Bradyrhizobium betae genomic DNA includes:
- a CDS encoding cytochrome P450 produces MSDVSQPAAHPPVTDWVHDFDHTAPQWTEDPFPIWDELRAASPVVHTERFLGCYMPTTYEAVREIANDTEHFSSRRIIVRDVRPEVTRNAAPPITSDPPVHKPAKQLLLPPFTPDAMKKLEPRMRAICNELIDGFIAEGKVDAAARYAKYIPVRAIAHMLGIPESDSDLFINWIHMILELGIKDESKLLQAVQEMSAYFRAHIEERTSKPTGDLISYLMNARDKEGQPLEESHVLGSLRLLLIAGIDTTWSAIGSSLWHLARTPADRERLIAEPGLIPIAVEELLRAYSPVTMAREVVKETTISGCPVKAGNMVLLSFPAANRDPKVFPDADKVVIDRRENRHAAFGLGIHRCVGSNLARMEMQVALEEWLKRIPDFRLDPAGPVTWSQGTVRGPRQLPFLFGKAM; encoded by the coding sequence ATGTCCGACGTCAGCCAGCCCGCCGCCCATCCTCCCGTGACCGACTGGGTCCATGATTTCGACCACACCGCTCCGCAGTGGACGGAAGATCCCTTCCCGATCTGGGATGAGCTGCGCGCCGCGAGCCCGGTCGTGCATACCGAGCGCTTCCTCGGCTGCTACATGCCGACAACCTACGAGGCGGTGCGCGAGATCGCCAACGACACCGAGCATTTCTCCTCGCGCAGGATCATCGTCCGCGACGTGCGGCCGGAGGTCACCAGGAACGCGGCGCCGCCCATCACCTCCGATCCGCCCGTGCACAAGCCGGCCAAGCAGCTGCTGCTGCCGCCGTTCACGCCGGATGCGATGAAGAAGCTTGAGCCGCGGATGCGCGCGATCTGCAACGAGCTGATCGACGGGTTCATCGCCGAAGGCAAGGTCGACGCCGCGGCGCGCTACGCCAAATACATCCCGGTCCGGGCCATCGCCCACATGCTCGGCATTCCCGAGTCCGACAGCGATCTCTTCATCAACTGGATCCACATGATCCTGGAGCTCGGCATCAAGGACGAGAGCAAGTTGCTCCAGGCCGTGCAGGAGATGAGCGCCTATTTCAGGGCGCATATCGAAGAACGGACATCGAAGCCGACTGGCGATCTCATCTCCTATCTGATGAATGCCAGGGACAAGGAGGGGCAGCCGCTGGAAGAGTCCCACGTGCTGGGCTCGCTGCGCCTGCTGCTGATCGCCGGCATCGACACCACCTGGAGCGCGATCGGCTCCTCGCTCTGGCATCTCGCCAGAACGCCCGCCGACCGCGAGCGCCTGATCGCCGAGCCCGGACTGATCCCGATCGCCGTGGAGGAGCTGCTGCGAGCCTATTCGCCGGTGACGATGGCCCGCGAGGTGGTCAAGGAGACCACGATCTCGGGATGCCCGGTCAAGGCGGGCAACATGGTGCTGCTGTCGTTCCCGGCGGCGAACCGCGACCCCAAGGTGTTCCCGGACGCTGACAAAGTCGTGATCGACCGCCGCGAGAATCGCCACGCCGCTTTCGGCCTTGGCATTCACCGATGCGTCGGTTCCAACCTGGCGCGCATGGAGATGCAGGTTGCGCTGGAGGAATGGCTGAAGCGGATTCCGGACTTCCGGCTCGATCCGGCAGGCCCCGTGACCTGGTCGCAGGGCACGGTGAGAGGGCCCCGCCAGTTGCCATTTCTGTTTGGAAAGGCGATGTAG
- a CDS encoding MFS transporter: MTEQATKPASDHIDIADAERRIKAILIGSIGNLVEWYDFYAYTAFALYFAPAFFPGNDPVVQQLNVAVVFAATFLMRPLGGWLFGYIADHYGRRISLTLSVVFMCFGSLIIALTPTYATIGFAAPVILALARVIEGLSLGGEYGASATYLSEVADPRHRGFYSSFQYVTLIGGQLTAIVVLLLLQKVFLTPEELKAWGWRIPFAIGAALAIFAAVMRRNLHETEAFEEAKKVVKPTGSITNLLRYPRELLLVVGLTAGGTAAFYTFTTYMQTFVKLSVGLTEDQTTFVIFGTLIFATILQPIYGAISDKIGRKPLLIFFGVAGTLATVPLLMTLKETKSPFIAFILICCAWLFVAGYTSINAVVKAELFPTNVRALGVGLPYAITVSIFGGTAPAIALYFKSIGHEEWFYYYLASIIFLSLIIYSTMRDTKHASAMHRHE, from the coding sequence GTGACTGAGCAAGCAACCAAACCGGCCTCCGACCACATCGACATTGCCGACGCCGAGCGCCGGATCAAGGCGATCCTCATCGGCTCGATCGGCAATCTCGTCGAATGGTACGATTTCTACGCCTATACGGCGTTCGCGCTCTACTTCGCCCCCGCCTTCTTCCCCGGCAACGACCCCGTCGTCCAGCAATTGAACGTCGCCGTGGTGTTCGCTGCGACCTTCCTGATGCGCCCGCTGGGCGGCTGGTTGTTCGGCTATATCGCCGATCATTATGGGCGGCGGATCTCGCTGACCCTGTCGGTCGTCTTCATGTGCTTCGGCTCGCTGATCATCGCGCTGACGCCGACCTATGCCACGATCGGCTTCGCCGCGCCGGTGATCCTGGCGCTCGCCCGCGTCATCGAGGGCTTGAGTCTCGGCGGCGAATATGGCGCCAGCGCCACCTACCTCAGCGAAGTCGCCGACCCCAGGCACCGCGGCTTCTATTCGAGCTTCCAGTACGTCACGCTGATCGGCGGCCAGCTCACCGCCATCGTCGTGCTGCTGCTCCTGCAAAAGGTGTTCTTGACGCCGGAGGAGCTGAAGGCCTGGGGCTGGCGCATCCCGTTCGCGATCGGTGCGGCGCTCGCGATCTTTGCCGCTGTGATGCGGCGCAATCTGCACGAGACCGAGGCTTTCGAGGAAGCCAAGAAGGTCGTGAAGCCGACCGGCTCGATCACCAATCTGCTGCGCTACCCGCGCGAGCTGTTGCTGGTGGTTGGCCTCACCGCCGGCGGCACCGCGGCGTTCTACACCTTCACCACCTACATGCAGACCTTCGTCAAGCTCTCGGTGGGCCTGACCGAGGACCAGACCACATTCGTGATCTTCGGCACGCTGATCTTCGCGACCATCCTCCAGCCGATCTACGGCGCCATCTCCGACAAGATCGGGCGCAAGCCGCTGCTGATCTTCTTCGGCGTCGCCGGCACGCTCGCGACAGTGCCGCTGCTGATGACGCTGAAGGAGACCAAGTCGCCGTTCATCGCGTTCATCCTGATCTGTTGCGCCTGGCTGTTCGTCGCCGGCTACACCTCGATCAATGCGGTGGTGAAGGCCGAACTGTTCCCGACCAATGTCCGCGCGCTCGGCGTCGGCCTGCCCTACGCGATCACGGTCTCGATCTTCGGCGGCACGGCACCGGCGATCGCGCTGTATTTCAAGAGCATCGGGCACGAGGAGTGGTTCTACTACTATCTCGCCAGCATCATCTTCCTGTCGCTGATCATCTATTCCACCATGCGCGACACCAAGCACGCCTCCGCGATGCATCGCCACGAGTAG
- a CDS encoding sulfite oxidase-like oxidoreductase: protein MADDETPPDSKLTRTKQTWAREGRFLTGKITRPEDQRLPPGQHLTKDWPVLDLGVMPPVSRERWRLDVYGAIENPVFWTFAEFTAQKQEQFISDIHCVTTWSRYDNLWEGLATRELLAACQPREDARFVVLHSSDGYTTNLALEDFAAEDALLAHSWSGQPLTEEHGGPVRLVVPHLYFWKSAKWLQAIEFVTEDAPGFWEVRGYHNRGDPWAEQRYSGD, encoded by the coding sequence ATGGCCGACGACGAGACGCCGCCCGACAGCAAGCTGACGCGCACCAAGCAGACCTGGGCGCGCGAGGGCCGCTTCCTCACGGGCAAGATCACGCGCCCGGAGGATCAACGCCTGCCGCCGGGCCAGCACCTCACCAAGGACTGGCCAGTGCTCGATCTCGGCGTCATGCCCCCGGTGTCGCGCGAACGCTGGCGGCTCGATGTCTACGGTGCGATCGAGAATCCCGTATTCTGGACCTTTGCCGAGTTCACCGCGCAGAAGCAGGAGCAGTTCATCTCCGACATCCACTGCGTGACGACGTGGTCACGCTACGACAATCTTTGGGAAGGCCTCGCCACGCGCGAACTGCTGGCGGCCTGTCAGCCGCGCGAAGATGCACGCTTCGTTGTGCTGCATTCTTCTGACGGCTACACCACCAACCTCGCGCTGGAAGACTTTGCCGCAGAGGACGCCCTGCTCGCCCATAGCTGGTCGGGCCAGCCGCTGACCGAGGAGCATGGCGGCCCGGTGCGGCTCGTCGTGCCGCATCTGTATTTCTGGAAGAGCGCGAAATGGCTCCAGGCCATCGAATTCGTGACCGAGGACGCGCCGGGCTTCTGGGAAGTCCGCGGCTATCATAACCGCGGCGACCCATGGGCCGAGCAGCGCTATTCGGGCGACTAG